From Methanocella paludicola SANAE, a single genomic window includes:
- a CDS encoding COG1361 S-layer family protein yields MKLSTKLVGVLAMLIIVIMAAVPAGAASGKPSVAVGDVKVSPSALMPGDTGTVAVTLTNPAKSLAGDTTSDSNTYNYGTGTSGQYSIGHTQTTTTTSTNSPDGAVYLKEVTLLADSPLHVTSKQYADIGRMGMGDSAQFVFTISVDEGTPDGTYTMTLKVRTDDGDIYLNYPVNVQVSSASLKVVINDAPRSFSTTKKSVILDIVNLRPNGVEAVSVVPAGDDFTFKPLQEYVVGNIGPGEMYTVQFDVTTKNATYSGNPSFKVIYRNGNNWHEADPITVYSDHTQSAAVATAGSSDNTLLYLIGIIVAAALLLGGYFLYMRSKRAKQ; encoded by the coding sequence ATGAAGTTATCAACGAAACTGGTGGGCGTCCTCGCAATGCTCATCATTGTCATAATGGCAGCCGTTCCGGCGGGCGCCGCCTCCGGCAAGCCGTCCGTCGCGGTGGGCGACGTCAAGGTCTCCCCCTCGGCCCTCATGCCCGGGGATACGGGCACTGTTGCGGTCACCCTCACCAACCCTGCAAAGAGCCTGGCCGGCGATACGACTTCGGATAGTAATACTTACAATTACGGCACGGGCACTTCAGGGCAGTATAGCATAGGGCACACGCAGACGACCACGACGACCAGCACCAACTCGCCCGACGGGGCGGTGTACCTCAAAGAGGTAACGCTCCTGGCGGACTCGCCGCTCCACGTCACGTCGAAGCAGTATGCCGACATAGGCCGGATGGGCATGGGCGACTCCGCCCAGTTCGTGTTCACGATAAGCGTGGACGAGGGCACGCCCGATGGCACCTACACCATGACCCTGAAGGTCCGCACGGACGACGGGGACATATACCTGAACTATCCGGTCAACGTGCAGGTCAGCAGCGCCTCCCTCAAGGTCGTGATCAACGATGCCCCCAGGTCCTTCTCCACGACCAAGAAGAGCGTCATACTGGACATCGTGAACCTGAGGCCTAACGGTGTCGAGGCGGTCAGCGTCGTGCCCGCGGGCGACGATTTCACGTTCAAGCCCCTGCAGGAGTACGTCGTGGGCAACATCGGCCCGGGCGAGATGTACACGGTCCAGTTCGACGTCACCACCAAGAACGCCACCTACAGCGGTAACCCCTCGTTCAAGGTGATCTACAGGAACGGTAATAACTGGCACGAGGCCGACCCCATCACCGTCTACTCGGACCACACCCAGTCCGCCGCAGTGGCGACCGCCGGCTCGAGCGACAACACGCTGCTCTACCTGATCGGCATCATCGTCGCCGCCGCATTACTGCTGGGCGGGTACTTCCTGTACATGAGAAGCAAGAGAGCAAAGCAATAG
- a CDS encoding ABC transporter ATP-binding protein produces the protein MDSVVSLKNVRKSYHMGSEDLLVLKGIDLDIKRGEFISIMGPSGSGKSTLMNLIGLLDRPDSGQLVINNKDIGTLNDVELSHLRGKEIGFIFQTFNLVSRLSALKNVELPMIFQEHSKAYRAGVAKRYLEEVGLGDRMSHRPNELSGGQRQRVAIARSLVNDPSILLADEPTGNLDAKTGDEIMKLFVELNKNGRTIVMVTHNPDVAEFSQRIIRLKDGMIVGEETN, from the coding sequence ATGGATTCTGTGGTATCGCTGAAGAACGTGCGCAAGAGCTACCATATGGGCAGCGAAGACCTGCTCGTGCTGAAGGGCATCGACCTCGATATAAAGAGAGGCGAGTTCATCAGCATCATGGGCCCATCGGGGAGCGGCAAGAGCACGCTCATGAACCTCATCGGCCTGCTTGACAGGCCGGACAGCGGCCAGCTGGTGATCAATAACAAGGACATCGGCACGCTTAACGACGTGGAGCTCTCCCACCTCCGGGGGAAGGAGATCGGCTTCATCTTCCAGACGTTCAACCTGGTATCCCGGCTCAGCGCCCTCAAGAACGTGGAGCTCCCGATGATATTCCAGGAGCATTCGAAGGCGTACCGCGCCGGAGTCGCGAAGCGATACCTCGAGGAAGTGGGCCTCGGGGACCGCATGTCCCACCGCCCCAACGAGCTTTCCGGCGGCCAGAGGCAGCGCGTGGCCATCGCCCGGTCGCTGGTCAACGACCCATCGATACTCCTCGCGGACGAGCCTACGGGCAACCTGGACGCGAAGACCGGCGACGAGATCATGAAGCTCTTCGTGGAACTGAACAAGAACGGCCGGACCATCGTGATGGTCACCCACAACCCGGATGTCGCCGAGTTCAGCCAGCGGATCATCCGCCTCAAGGACGGGATGATCGTGGGAGAGGAGACGAATTAA